ccctatgtcattggtacctacatgtaccacaaccactggcttctccccagcactacacataagtctatctagatgtctcgagagatccgcaaccttcacaccaggcaagaaagtcaccatgcagttctcccggtCATGGAAAACCCAACTATCTATGCTTCTAATGATTGACTTGCCTATTACTAATACCTGCCTCTTTCTAAtagctggagttccctcccccggagaggtatcctcagtgggacaggataccacaacatcaactggaaggagggtcccaactatgggattgtttccctcttctccaattagatgctctccttccctgggaccttcatcctcctcaacagcacagaggttgTCAGACTGCGGGGGGAACCATTCTattgtgtcctggaaagtcttatctatgtacctctctgtctccctcagctcctccagttcagcctctctggccttcAAAACCTGTACACAGTCTCTGAggtccaggagctccttgcaccgaatgctcACATATGCCatctgcccatagggcaggtaatcatacatgcagcattgggtgcaataaactgagtagcccccactctgttgctggacctctgcctgcattctctttttactcctgcagctggttccttttgatgttgttttgtttatatcaATGGGGTGGTTTGgcttttaagtttaaagaatgttgcATTCTAGCCTCCGGCTCTCCCACTGAAGGAatgccgccccccgcccccccactctcccagATGAAGGAAGCTGAGCTACCCTATTCTCTCCTATGGGAGATTGTTTGGGTATGTATGAAAATAAAGCAAACCCAAGTAGGAGCAACCATGCTGTGACAGTTCTTGGCCAGGAGATGGAGAAGAAATCAGGTTGTATGTGGGAGCAAGAGGAGGGAAATATTGTAtccattctctttttttctctcctttaccAGTCACTTTCCTCATGGGAAATCCAAGCTGTGAAATGcacaaggccctgccccagggtTCTGCAGAGTGGCACTGTGTCGTGGGGAGAGATGAAGGGAAAGGTCAGTGACACCGAAAGAGAAAGGAAATCACCCCTATGTCAGCGTTCTGGGCTAGTGGCCTGATTCACACCGAGGTCTGGACTGACAGAAAACAGTGACAATGGGCTGCAGGGATTCACCCCTGAGGAGAAAATGAAGTCTGTACAGAGGGGTTAAGTGAGGGCTAAGGAGAGAAATAGCAATGTTCTTCAAGCACAGGCAGGGTGTAAACAAGTAGGATGCGGAGGGGTTAATTGAGAATGGTCAGAGAAAGGAGGTATAATGGGAGAAAAAGAAGAGCAATTCAGGTTGAGGAAATATTCTCTAACACTAACATTCCCATATCCATTAGACTATGGATGTCTTCCCAAGCGAAGGGGTGGAAACTGTATTAACTGAGTCATTTTTGGCTTTGTCCAGTTGAGAATTTAAAGGTATGTGGTTAGAACATGTCAGCTAACATGTTAGTCTACCTTGCCTTGTCCACATTGGGCTTACTGACCATGTTAGCTAACGTCTTCTAACAATACATCAACCCCTTCAGAGTAAACTGGAAGGAACAATTCAACATTGTCCATAGACAATGGCAAAGATGTCGCTAGTagggattttccatctctaattattATGATTCCTTCTCCTTGGATTTCTCTTCCCTCACAGGGCGAGTCTGGACATGCTGCCCCTTGGGCTGGGAGCCCTTTCAGGCCAGCTGCTACTACTTCTCTAAAGACATCATGAACTGGGATGACAGTGAGAGGAACTGCACAGGGATGGGCTCCCACCTGGTCGTAATCAACACGGGAACTGAGCAGGTATCTTTGCTGGGGGTCAGACTCTATTGGGAATTCAGTGCCCAGCCCTAGAGGAgaccttcacacacacacacacacacacctgctctTGAGTTTGAGTGAGTAGTTCTGGCTCCAGGGTCATTCAGTCATGGGCTTCCTTAGCCATCAACACCTCCAGCACCAGACTCACAGTCCCCAGAGATTCCTGCCTGGCTGCTACTGTCTGCTCAGTAACTGAATCTAGTgaaatttaaattgattttttttatccaggATTTCATTTCCAATTATGTAAAAAGAACAGTTATTGGAATCAAAGTGGAGAATTACTATATTGGTCTGGCTCAACAGAAGAAAGGCCAGTGGCACTGGCTGGATCTGACTCCATATAACAAGACAGCAGTGTGAGTACCTTTTGGGGTAAAGACTGTCCAGCAGATTCACATACAGTATAGTGGTTATGTGTGTGTCTCAGAGAGAGATCTCTGTCACCTACTGGAGCTAAATGTTTCTGGTCCagcaaagggaaagtttcttagGGCATCATGATGAGAAGCTACAAATCCATTTTAGGGAGGAAGGGgaatctctctggaggattcatAGGTTATCATTTCCACCACTCTTCCATCCTCACCAGTTACAACTCTTTCCCCTGGGTCACTCATAATGATATGTCTGACGTCTGACACATCAACTTCTCCGTCTTACAGGTTCTGGATACCTGGGGAACCAAACAACCTCAGTGTGGAGAAATGTGTTGCTGTAGATACATCCCAAAAGGAGAACATGAATTGGAATAACTTCCCTTGTATCATACCATCTCATCGAATTTGTGAAACTGCGGCAACAAGTATTTGATGAAAAAACCCCTCATGGATGTGAAATCAGAGAGCGAGCCCATCCCTCACCATGGGCAGCTCACAGAAAGATCAGATTGGAGGGTTTGTATCACTGTGAGTCCGGGGCTGTATAATATGCAGGAAGGTGGGGGTGGAAGTTACCGTGCTCAGTGGCATGAACTCaccacaaaaaaaatattttgaaaaaaaaatataaacttcTGAAAATGACTAAAGTGGAAAAACACCAGACTTCAGCCAAGCTCTGTTTATGATGTCATAAAACTCCCTGTGACATCACCCAACGAGTCCAGTGGAGAAGGTGGGTTGAGAACGGGAGAACCAGAGGATTTGCCTTAAAGTGTTGAAGGGAGAGTTGCTATTCACTGTATTAATTGAGCCAAGTGTTGCTAAATGTAATAACTTCCCTTGGGCCCAACACATCAGTCCCCAAGAATGTGTGTGCTGTGAATGGGAGAGTGTTTCATCATGTCCATGTTGCTCTGGTGGCTGCTGGGTTTAACAAGAGATTCAGCTTTCAGGAAAAAGATGCAGGAGTAAAGGACCAAATCTCAGAGCTCTTTGTTGTTCCAACCTCACTGGAAACATGTGTCTGTGCTTCCAGCTGGGACTGTTTAGAAGGCCAACCAGTTCATTATCCCTCTTCCAGATTTAACTTCTTTTGTGATGGAGCAGAACAATTTATACcccagagcagtggttcccaaacttgttccgccgctcgtgcagggaaagcccctggcgggccgggccggtttgtttacctgccacattggcaggttcggccgatcgcgtctcccagtggccgcagttcactgctccagaccgagggacgtactggccaccgcttccagcagttcccattggcctggagcagtgaactgcggccactgggagctgcgatcggccgaacctgcagacgcgacaggtaaacaaaccggcccggcccgccaggggctttccctgcacaagcggcagaacaactCTGGGAACCACTGCCCCAGAGAAAGGACAGGTTTTCAATCAAGAGACTGATCCGAGACCAAATCTCCTAGAAATGGAAAGGATCTATAAGCCCAGTTCTTTCCCACTGCCCTGGAGCTAGTGCTGGATTGTTGCTGGTCGTGGATTCTCCACATCTTTGTCTAATCCTAGTTTTGAATGGCAGGAGCAATGGCTCTCCCACTACTTCCTCTGAGACCACAGGTCTAGATCTCATTGTTGATGGGTTTTGAGGCAGAATGTCGGACGCTCTGTATAAAGTTCTCTTTGTATGTGTTTCACCTAGTGCTGTCCCATCTCCTACTGCTTACTTTTGACTCTTTCTGTGTACAATTCCCCTCCAGGAATTCCCTGCTTATTTCAGGACTGTGTCTACTATTGTGTTTATCTTAATAAAGTCAAGATGTAAACAACAGATTCTGATCCAGTTCATTCTGGGAAGCCCATTTCCTGAGAAACCAGCCCTGACCTCCCACAAAGTGCGAGAATCCCAGGGTGCTGGAATGAACTTTTACCCAGGGTCCTTGAGTCACACAGGGCAGGATAGCTCTCGGATCACATCAGGGTGTGTCTACTGTCATTTTCAAAACACAGAAGATAGTCTGGTTAATTCCTATGCCCTGAACCCCAACCTTCTGCAAAGTGACAGGACCACAGTGTGCTGGGATGAAATCTTACAGACAAAAGACCCTGATTCATTGGGGCAGCATTGTTAGCTGCCACCTTATTGCTGTTTCAGGATCTCCACACAGCTCTGATAATGCACCTGACTCCTGACCTTCAGCACAATCTGCTGTGTCAGTCAAGAGcttcccacacacagctctggcaGCGCACCCCAGTCCTTACCCACAGCGCTCCTGCTTCATTTGGAGGAAAAGACCAAATTCTATTTTAGTTTTGGTTTGTGGGCCAGGGTGTAAACACAGGACTATATACTCCCCACAGTGCACTGTGGCATGGCCCCCAAGGGCTGTTGAAGGTTTGCCCAGAGATCAAGGGAGTATACGACTTTAGTTACTATATAATTGTTATTCCTGATGATGATTATTTATGCAACATGTCCAGCCAGTGAATAGAGGAGCAGCCCAAATCTCTGTAAATGCCACAGCCTGGAACAGTTGTGATTAACAATTCATGTGAtcagttttaaatacattttttttactACTGTAGGAAAAGCAAATATCTTGGTCGGGGAAGGTGCAGAAAGTGGGATGGATAGACCTCATCCTAGAGACAGAAAGCATTAACTCCTGTCTCATCCATTTCCCAGCAGTCACTGCAGGCTTGTCTCTTTTAGCACCTTCTCCAGTTCTTTGGGCAGAATGTGTGACAGTCCTAGGATTTGTTGTTAATGGGTTTAGAGGAGGAACATCTGATGCTCGTCTAAGGAGAGGTTTCAATATTTACTCAATAACTGTAAACCCCACGCCAGAGGacaaaggatatgtctacagtgCGACCACATGGTGTAGTAGCAGCTCAGGTAGACGTACCTGAgctaactttaatctagctagcttgggtccCAGAGCAGTATG
The Eretmochelys imbricata isolate rEreImb1 chromosome 1, rEreImb1.hap1, whole genome shotgun sequence DNA segment above includes these coding regions:
- the LOC144259215 gene encoding C-type lectin domain family 4 member E-like codes for the protein MGPTGKSSPGTAGPTEERKLCRWLSPWVILVCVLVLKACVISGCMVTFLMGNPSCEMHKALPQGSAEWHCVVGRDEGKGRVWTCCPLGWEPFQASCYYFSKDIMNWDDSERNCTGMGSHLVVINTGTEQDFISNYVKRTVIGIKVENYYIGLAQQKKGQWHWLDLTPYNKTAVFWIPGEPNNLSVEKCVAVDTSQKENMNWNNFPCIIPSHRICETAATSI